A region from the Synergistaceae bacterium genome encodes:
- a CDS encoding PEP/pyruvate-binding domain-containing protein — MEYGDFYRSFDPVPYYRDRGWLIGSGAVGGKAKGLSFAHTILENHKLLDDVLLPQQSFVITTSVFEEFMEMNRLWDRLLALREHSDAPMLYKICQDAELPESADEGIDRILDTIDRPISVRSSSILEDNVNLSFAGKYATKFITNRGERAQRRKDLETAIKKVYASTYNPAAREYKRKHGILWGGEHMAVLIQPIAGRLRGQRYYPEFAGTAFSQVFRRPSPRIKKEDGVARLCFGLGTRTVDRSFARTFYLTNPNLRPEGNSPADIIAHSQEKFDYIDIGNNSFMTGLLGNSIHEIIKAHKMAQSYIQWYDGSMFHWLLADTSSMHAPRPVFTLAELMQRCPRLFDRIKRLLKLFEHEIQLPVDMEFTYETEDDRFTLVQLRPLSVYDDRGRVEIPDVAPEKIILRGDRMVANGRLENVHHIVYVDSDIYCNNTDFYEVARAVGEINNQLDGERYILVGPGRWGSSNPILGVPVQYSELSNAGCLVEIGTPDMGMAPELSYGTHFFLDLDGDNILYLPIFEGMGKNIYNRDWFQKSKWTASVHPAVRHYIGNFDVLLDGDSETGVVIDRWDTEVKQS; from the coding sequence ATGGAGTACGGAGATTTTTACAGAAGCTTTGACCCAGTACCATATTATAGAGACCGCGGCTGGCTGATCGGAAGCGGTGCTGTCGGCGGCAAGGCAAAGGGGCTCAGTTTTGCACACACTATACTTGAAAATCATAAGCTGCTTGATGATGTCTTGCTGCCTCAGCAATCGTTTGTAATAACTACGTCTGTCTTTGAGGAATTCATGGAGATGAACCGCCTATGGGACAGGCTGCTGGCCCTGCGCGAGCACAGCGACGCTCCAATGCTATACAAAATTTGTCAGGATGCTGAATTGCCTGAATCCGCGGATGAAGGCATCGATCGCATCCTTGACACTATAGACAGACCTATATCCGTTCGTTCCTCATCTATACTTGAAGATAACGTGAATCTGTCCTTCGCCGGGAAATATGCGACAAAGTTCATTACGAACCGTGGAGAGCGTGCTCAGAGGCGTAAAGACCTCGAAACTGCCATAAAGAAAGTATATGCTTCAACATATAACCCGGCTGCAAGGGAGTACAAACGCAAACACGGTATACTCTGGGGCGGGGAACATATGGCAGTGCTTATTCAGCCAATAGCAGGCAGGCTTCGCGGACAGCGCTATTACCCTGAGTTCGCGGGAACGGCATTCTCACAGGTCTTCAGGCGTCCGTCTCCGAGAATAAAGAAAGAGGATGGCGTAGCAAGGCTCTGTTTCGGGCTCGGGACACGCACCGTGGACCGCTCTTTTGCCCGCACATTTTATCTCACAAATCCTAATCTGAGGCCGGAGGGCAACAGCCCTGCGGATATTATCGCCCATTCACAGGAAAAATTCGATTACATCGACATCGGTAATAATTCTTTTATGACCGGCTTACTCGGGAACTCCATACATGAGATCATAAAGGCGCACAAAATGGCACAATCATATATCCAGTGGTACGACGGGAGTATGTTCCACTGGCTGCTCGCCGACACAAGCAGCATGCACGCGCCAAGACCGGTATTTACATTGGCAGAGCTAATGCAGAGGTGTCCCCGCCTCTTCGATAGGATAAAACGCCTCCTGAAGCTTTTTGAACACGAGATCCAGCTTCCTGTTGATATGGAGTTCACCTACGAAACAGAGGACGACAGGTTTACCCTTGTACAGCTTCGCCCGCTTTCCGTCTATGACGACCGGGGACGCGTTGAAATACCTGATGTCGCTCCGGAGAAGATCATACTGCGCGGCGACCGTATGGTCGCTAACGGAAGACTTGAGAACGTGCACCATATAGTCTACGTAGATTCAGACATTTACTGTAATAATACTGACTTTTATGAGGTTGCCCGCGCAGTCGGCGAGATAAACAATCAGCTTGACGGAGAGAGGTATATACTCGTAGGGCCAGGAAGGTGGGGCAGTTCTAATCCGATCCTCGGGGTCCCGGTGCAATACAGCGAACTTTCAAACGCAGGCTGCCTCGTTGAGATCGGCACCCCCGATATGGGTATGGCGCCCGAGCTATCTTACGGCACTCATTTTTTTCTTGACCTTGATGGGGATAACATCCTATATCTTCCGATCTTCGAAGGAATGGGGAAAAACATCTACAACAGGGACTGGTTCCAGAAAAGCAAGTGGACTGCTTCGGTCCATCCGGCTGTAAGACATTACATCGGGAATTTTGACGTGCTTCTGGATGGAGACAGCGAGACAGGGGTAGTAATTGACAGATGGGATACGGAGGTCAAACAGTCATGA